One region of uncultured Methanolobus sp. genomic DNA includes:
- a CDS encoding Ig-like domain-containing protein, whose protein sequence is MKNVSIITQLTLFIFILVSISGISSANEYFVSTSGNNSNSGLSPTDAWLSPSYAASMSKAGDTIYLMAGTWYGERIVFSNSGTKNSPITITSYNGNAILDGADRFDSSENNAAMKLWSKEHIIINDILIHNYYMGIYVRSSNNINIDNVEIFNTSSVGVTFIDSYDSSLINSDIHDNGWNSVMLTSNVQNVSGISVLNNKIHDNPGKSGGLGHNLVDFYNYGDGFSISNINIVNNIIFNGSSANSAIFTHGNSLPMSQINISNNEIYNTRQLALDRFKDSVLCNNIIHDQPGYGITSMFKPLENVSFINNRLYDISWSEIRVIGATNGNYLVFEENNNSYYRTDLNSATIRNPKKESFKIQSTSGGSITVEFSGNKVFTSTGKNRTNFNSVSSSYITSGDETVTITTYPMTAKPTSSIVDIDVTEFDTTKPIGNTLVEFISSSTEGNNVDFTIGELQPSATYMVKMDGYDFKEVVADEEGIISFSNDIWSEHTFTLIQTSESSSPVSSGTGITFTPSSTSLTATSGESTTFSVESGQEFTSAVWSVDGTEVETGTTEHVQSWKTAGTHTVSFDGTADAGTISRTWTVVVSAAAESEYSSISISPSTTTVAPGESFSLDVYIDPAQALTGSQFDLQYSQLANIFTVNEGDLFTAGELSTTFQYDSIDNAAGLLDNVYAAIVGSGSITSPGAMATIDMVAGSSSGVMDIGLSNVILSDANSGPAGYTVSNATVLIDTAPQFVSVSSQTVEEQQSLSFTVSATDADGDELTYTATSIPSGATFNGGSLSWTPSEGDAGSYVASFKVTDGYLTDNVSVSITVTPMNHIPEISLFEPADGSTFEEGSTIDVNVAASDADGDSLSYILEIDGVQVSTSTSHSWITDYESAGTHTIKVTVSDGTDEVSSSATITITDLQPRWDVNEDNTVNVLDITLVGQNYGKTYTEDLPRWDVNQDGTVNIQDLSIVSGHFGEKL, encoded by the coding sequence ATGAAAAACGTATCAATAATCACTCAACTAACACTTTTTATTTTTATCCTTGTATCTATTTCAGGGATTTCTTCAGCAAATGAGTATTTTGTATCAACATCTGGTAATAATTCAAATTCAGGTTTGTCTCCTACCGATGCTTGGCTATCGCCTTCTTATGCTGCTTCAATGTCTAAGGCAGGAGATACTATTTATTTGATGGCAGGCACGTGGTATGGTGAACGTATTGTTTTTAGTAATTCAGGAACAAAAAACTCTCCAATAACTATTACTTCATATAATGGGAACGCCATACTTGATGGGGCAGATAGATTTGATTCTAGTGAAAACAATGCAGCAATGAAACTCTGGTCAAAAGAGCATATAATCATAAATGATATTTTGATCCACAATTATTATATGGGCATATATGTGCGATCATCTAACAACATCAATATCGACAATGTTGAAATCTTTAATACTAGTTCAGTTGGTGTTACTTTTATAGATTCATACGATTCATCATTGATTAATTCTGATATTCACGACAATGGATGGAATTCCGTAATGTTAACTTCCAATGTTCAAAATGTCAGCGGAATAAGTGTATTAAATAATAAAATACATGATAATCCGGGAAAATCTGGAGGTTTAGGGCATAATCTTGTTGATTTTTATAATTATGGTGATGGGTTTTCAATATCTAATATTAACATTGTGAATAATATTATATTTAATGGCAGTTCTGCAAATTCAGCCATATTTACTCATGGTAATTCACTCCCAATGTCACAAATAAATATTAGCAATAATGAAATATATAATACTAGACAGTTAGCTCTTGATCGCTTCAAAGATTCTGTCCTATGCAATAATATAATCCATGATCAGCCAGGATATGGAATTACTTCCATGTTTAAACCATTGGAAAATGTGTCGTTTATTAATAATCGATTATATGATATATCATGGAGTGAAATTAGGGTAATTGGGGCTACAAATGGTAACTATTTGGTTTTTGAAGAGAATAACAATTCTTATTATAGAACTGATTTGAATAGTGCTACTATTCGAAATCCTAAAAAAGAGAGTTTTAAAATTCAGTCTACTTCGGGAGGTTCTATCACTGTAGAATTTTCGGGTAACAAAGTTTTTACTTCAACTGGAAAGAATAGAACTAACTTTAACTCGGTATCAAGTTCATATATCACATCAGGTGATGAAACAGTTACAATTACTACCTACCCAATGACCGCTAAACCAACGTCATCTATTGTTGACATCGATGTTACCGAATTTGACACTACGAAACCAATTGGTAATACGCTTGTAGAATTCATCTCATCTTCAACAGAAGGAAACAATGTAGATTTTACAATAGGTGAACTGCAACCATCTGCAACATATATGGTGAAAATGGATGGTTACGACTTCAAAGAAGTTGTAGCAGATGAGGAAGGAATCATAAGTTTCAGCAACGATATCTGGTCTGAGCATACTTTTACATTGATTCAGACATCAGAAAGCTCAAGTCCAGTCTCCTCCGGCACAGGCATTACATTCACCCCATCGTCAACATCCCTGACAGCAACATCAGGTGAATCTACAACATTCTCAGTAGAGTCAGGTCAGGAATTCACAAGCGCAGTCTGGTCTGTTGACGGTACAGAGGTCGAGACCGGTACAACAGAGCATGTGCAATCATGGAAAACAGCAGGCACACATACAGTAAGCTTTGATGGAACTGCAGATGCAGGCACTATTTCAAGGACATGGACAGTAGTCGTCTCTGCAGCAGCAGAATCTGAATATTCCTCCATCTCCATCTCTCCATCAACCACAACAGTAGCTCCTGGAGAATCTTTCAGTCTGGACGTGTACATAGATCCGGCCCAGGCACTTACAGGTTCACAGTTTGACCTGCAATACAGTCAGCTTGCAAATATCTTTACTGTAAATGAAGGTGATCTGTTCACAGCAGGTGAACTTTCAACAACCTTCCAGTATGATAGTATTGATAATGCAGCAGGATTACTGGACAATGTCTATGCAGCCATAGTAGGTAGCGGAAGCATCACCTCTCCTGGTGCCATGGCAACCATCGATATGGTAGCGGGAAGTAGTTCCGGTGTGATGGATATTGGACTTTCCAATGTGATTCTGAGTGATGCAAATTCTGGCCCGGCAGGATACACAGTGTCCAATGCAACAGTGCTCATTGACACAGCTCCGCAGTTCGTATCTGTTTCGTCACAGACAGTAGAAGAACAGCAGAGTCTGAGTTTCACAGTAAGTGCAACAGATGCCGATGGCGATGAACTCACATACACAGCTACATCCATTCCATCCGGTGCAACCTTTAACGGAGGAAGTTTAAGCTGGACACCATCAGAAGGAGATGCAGGGTCATATGTGGCATCTTTTAAAGTTACAGACGGATATCTCACAGACAATGTAAGTGTGAGCATAACCGTGACTCCAATGAACCACATACCTGAGATAAGTCTCTTTGAACCGGCAGACGGCTCTACGTTTGAAGAAGGTTCAACCATTGATGTGAACGTAGCTGCAAGTGATGCAGACGGGGATTCTTTAAGCTATATCCTTGAGATTGACGGTGTACAGGTCAGCACCTCCACAAGCCATTCATGGATAACGGACTATGAATCTGCCGGAACACATACAATAAAGGTAACAGTAAGTGATGGTACGGATGAGGTAAGCTCATCGGCTACAATAACTATCACAGACCTGCAGCCAAGGTGGGATGTAAATGAGGACAACACTGTCAATGTACTTGACATTACTCTTGTAGGCCAGAACTACGGTAAGACCTACACAGAAGATCTTCCTCGCTGGGATGTTAATCAGGACGGAACTGTGAACATTCAGGACCTTTCAATAGTCTCAGGTCACTTTGGCGAGAAACTATAA
- a CDS encoding glycosyltransferase family A protein: MNGECNQSNNYLLITPCKNEGSNLPQVIEGVASQTILPSLWLIVDDGSTDNTFQVVEEARLRYNWIEILRLEESYRDLGLHLAEVMKKGFDYAISLCVNRGIEYFYVGNLDGDIVLPPTFYRNLIFEMRNNLKLGIVSGGTVYTVNGKQVMSKLHSTEPSGGHMLIRKACFEDCGGILVSYSADSVLKAKSRLKGWDTKRFDKYIAIELRDVSSAEGYWKGLIKMGESFYYLNYHPFNAIARSFRYSRRKPYYGMIPFFIGYFKGFINQQQIEDEELKDYFWNKWKTRYNKGN, encoded by the coding sequence TTGAATGGTGAATGCAATCAATCCAATAACTATTTGCTAATAACTCCATGTAAGAATGAAGGTTCTAATCTTCCTCAAGTGATCGAAGGAGTAGCTTCTCAAACAATTCTTCCTTCCCTCTGGCTAATTGTTGATGATGGCAGTACAGATAATACTTTTCAGGTTGTTGAAGAAGCTAGGCTTCGATACAATTGGATAGAAATACTTAGACTCGAAGAAAGTTATCGTGATCTTGGACTACATCTTGCTGAGGTAATGAAAAAAGGTTTTGATTATGCAATATCATTGTGCGTTAATAGGGGAATAGAGTACTTTTATGTAGGAAATCTTGATGGTGATATTGTTCTACCACCTACTTTTTATAGAAATCTTATTTTTGAAATGAGGAATAATTTAAAATTAGGTATTGTAAGTGGTGGAACTGTTTATACTGTTAATGGTAAGCAGGTAATGTCAAAATTACATTCTACAGAACCTTCAGGTGGTCATATGTTAATTCGGAAGGCATGTTTTGAAGACTGTGGAGGAATATTAGTATCGTACTCTGCAGATAGTGTCTTAAAAGCTAAATCAAGATTAAAGGGTTGGGATACGAAAAGGTTTGACAAGTATATTGCAATTGAACTTCGGGATGTTAGTTCAGCAGAGGGATATTGGAAAGGACTTATAAAAATGGGAGAATCATTTTATTATTTAAATTACCATCCTTTTAATGCAATTGCTAGATCTTTTAGGTATTCTCGTCGAAAACCTTATTATGGCATGATTCCTTTTTTCATAGGATACTTTAAAGGATTTATTAACCAGCAACAAATTGAAGATGAAGAATTAAAAGATTATTTTTGGAATAAATGGAAAACACGCTATAATAAGGGGAATTAA
- a CDS encoding peptidoglycan bridge formation glycyltransferase FemA/FemB family protein, protein MSEIAITMDINNRSYDEFLHNNSYSNVFQTREMAQVYSKNKAVDSFMIAAINEDTGDIVASLLAKVLDEKTGFMGSFSRHSTIRGGPIYDSNQGLDAVPLLLNEYNQIANNKKVLYSRIYPLENTIDAFPIYEKCSYIPETWNNFIINLNKSKDELWGSISKSKRRCVNKAKKQKLIFREIENRNEVKVFYELVHQRYSLRNNPLEDISNFEAVYDILVPKGMAKFFFIEHDGKCIGTRLVLLYKNDIYAWYNGSDSEYLNYYPNDFAVWSVLEWGLENGFKRFDFGGGGNDTDVSSGWVQFKRLFGGDMVNYGRYTYVHNTLKLQFAKSAFSIYKKFL, encoded by the coding sequence ATGTCTGAAATTGCTATTACTATGGATATAAATAATAGGTCTTATGATGAGTTTCTTCATAACAACTCATATTCGAATGTTTTTCAAACAAGAGAAATGGCTCAAGTCTATTCGAAAAACAAAGCAGTGGATTCTTTTATGATTGCAGCTATAAACGAAGATACGGGTGATATAGTTGCTTCTCTTTTAGCTAAGGTATTAGATGAAAAAACAGGATTTATGGGCAGTTTTTCTCGTCATTCTACTATACGTGGAGGTCCTATATATGATAGTAATCAAGGTTTAGATGCTGTACCTTTATTATTAAATGAATATAACCAAATTGCTAACAATAAAAAAGTATTGTATAGCAGAATTTACCCTTTAGAAAATACTATTGATGCTTTTCCCATTTATGAAAAATGCAGTTATATTCCTGAAACATGGAATAACTTCATTATTAATCTCAATAAGTCAAAAGATGAATTATGGGGATCAATTAGTAAAAGCAAAAGAAGGTGTGTAAATAAAGCAAAAAAGCAGAAATTGATTTTTAGGGAAATTGAAAATAGGAATGAAGTTAAGGTGTTCTATGAACTTGTTCATCAACGCTATTCTTTAAGGAATAATCCTCTTGAAGACATAAGTAACTTTGAAGCTGTGTATGATATACTAGTTCCAAAAGGGATGGCAAAATTCTTTTTTATAGAACATGATGGTAAATGTATTGGAACTCGCTTGGTTCTTCTGTACAAAAATGATATATATGCTTGGTATAATGGATCTGATTCCGAATATTTAAATTATTATCCAAATGATTTTGCAGTGTGGTCAGTCCTTGAATGGGGATTGGAAAACGGCTTTAAAAGATTTGATTTTGGAGGTGGGGGGAACGACACAGACGTTTCATCAGGCTGGGTACAGTTCAAAAGACTTTTTGGGGGAGACATGGTTAATTATGGGCGATACACATATGTTCACAATACATTGAAACTTCAATTTGCAAAAAGTGCATTTAGTATCTACAAGAAATTTTTATAA
- a CDS encoding DUF354 domain-containing protein, protein MRIMIGVAHPKHVHFRKNLIKNLITIGHDVRVVARDKDLTFHLLKSYHIPYESIGEHYRKFHMKIYGVCEADYLTYCIARKFKPDLLVGGSPYLAHAGKLLGIPHIGFSDTENTTFNNYILHYCSSLVCTPSSFKNSLGSKRHVLYDGFEELAYLHPNYFTPDRSILEQIGVSSSEKFIVVRFVEWDATHDKGAKGFTDKLSFVKEIEKYGKVYITSERDLPPELEKNRLIVSPEKIHDLMYYASLFIGESSSMACESAVLGTPSIYLSTSRRGYIDEMESLYGLVFNFSDSETAQSDAFKKALEILKNDNNQSIWQKKREKMLADKIDVTQFLTELVDKFPDSKKSLKDMHGITYDG, encoded by the coding sequence ATGAGAATAATGATTGGGGTCGCTCACCCAAAACATGTCCACTTCAGAAAAAACCTCATTAAAAATCTGATAACAATTGGTCATGATGTCAGAGTAGTTGCAAGAGATAAAGATTTAACATTCCATTTGTTGAAGTCGTATCATATTCCCTATGAATCCATTGGTGAACATTATCGAAAATTTCATATGAAAATATATGGTGTATGTGAAGCAGATTATCTGACTTACTGTATTGCACGAAAGTTCAAACCAGATTTGTTAGTTGGGGGAAGTCCGTATTTGGCACATGCGGGGAAACTATTGGGAATTCCACATATCGGTTTTTCAGATACTGAAAATACCACATTTAATAATTATATATTACATTACTGTTCAAGTTTAGTTTGCACTCCGTCTTCATTTAAAAATTCATTAGGTTCGAAAAGACATGTGCTTTATGATGGATTTGAAGAGCTGGCATATTTGCATCCCAATTATTTTACACCTGATAGATCAATTCTTGAGCAAATTGGAGTTTCTTCCTCTGAAAAGTTTATTGTTGTAAGATTTGTAGAATGGGATGCAACTCACGATAAGGGTGCAAAGGGCTTTACGGACAAGTTGAGTTTTGTCAAAGAAATTGAAAAGTATGGTAAAGTTTACATAACATCTGAAAGAGATCTTCCTCCTGAACTTGAAAAAAATCGATTGATTGTTTCACCTGAAAAAATACATGATCTTATGTATTATGCAAGTCTCTTTATCGGTGAAAGTTCTTCCATGGCTTGTGAAAGCGCTGTTCTTGGTACTCCTTCTATCTATTTGTCTACAAGCAGAAGAGGGTATATTGATGAAATGGAATCCTTATATGGTCTTGTTTTCAATTTTTCTGATTCAGAAACAGCTCAGTCAGATGCTTTTAAAAAAGCTTTAGAAATTCTGAAAAATGATAACAATCAATCAATATGGCAAAAAAAGCGTGAAAAAATGCTTGCTGATAAAATAGATGTAACACAATTTCTGACTGAACTTGTAGACAAGTTTCCTGATAGCAAAAAATCTCTGAAAGATATGCATGGAATTACCTATGATGGCTAA
- a CDS encoding PIG-L family deacetylase, giving the protein MNNKTVLAIGAHPDDIEIGCGGTIKKHVLKGDNVYYLIATNGEKGGDPHIRMDEARRAATLMGVNDIEFLELKDAFILHDGATVALIDDAIRKYCPSIVYVHSLKDYHQDHHNIARAVLSASRKMQNSIMCYEAPSTTLEFIPTAFSNVTDTFEMKIKCINEFHSQEEKDYVEREAVVNLCKFRGKTINAEYAEAFEVVRLLEW; this is encoded by the coding sequence GTGAACAATAAAACTGTATTAGCAATTGGCGCTCATCCTGATGATATTGAGATTGGATGTGGTGGAACTATAAAAAAACACGTTTTGAAAGGTGACAATGTCTACTATCTAATAGCTACCAATGGTGAAAAAGGTGGTGATCCACACATAAGGATGGATGAGGCAAGAAGGGCTGCTACTCTTATGGGGGTAAATGATATTGAATTTTTAGAATTGAAGGACGCATTTATTTTACATGATGGTGCTACTGTAGCACTGATTGATGACGCTATTAGAAAATATTGTCCTTCCATAGTATATGTTCATTCGTTGAAAGATTATCATCAAGATCATCATAATATTGCTCGTGCTGTTCTTTCAGCTTCTAGAAAAATGCAGAATAGTATAATGTGTTATGAAGCTCCTTCTACTACTCTTGAATTCATTCCTACGGCATTTAGTAATGTTACAGATACCTTTGAAATGAAAATTAAATGTATAAATGAATTTCATTCACAAGAAGAAAAAGATTATGTTGAAAGAGAGGCAGTTGTCAATTTATGTAAATTTAGGGGGAAAACGATAAATGCAGAGTATGCTGAAGCATTTGAGGTGGTGAGATTACTTGAATGGTGA
- a CDS encoding WbqC family protein: protein MKVAIHQPNYLPYLGFFDKMNKSDIFVIYDDAQFNKGDFQHRNRIRIFNGWKWLTVPVEKKMIPINEIKIRNDLLTKGNKWNDAHLSLIEENYSAAPEFINYGTAIKKIFSSDFEYLFDLNISFIEFLIESFHINTKIVFSSELGFKTRSTEKLVDIVDCLNGDIYISGPSGKNYLDESLFNAKSISVEYQDFKHPAYTQCYGGFEPNMSSIDALFNIGDKTFETR, encoded by the coding sequence ATGAAAGTGGCTATTCATCAACCAAATTACTTACCATATCTTGGTTTTTTTGATAAAATGAATAAATCCGATATCTTTGTGATATATGATGACGCTCAGTTCAACAAAGGAGACTTTCAACATAGAAACAGGATTCGTATTTTCAATGGTTGGAAATGGCTGACTGTTCCAGTAGAAAAGAAAATGATCCCTATTAATGAAATAAAGATTCGTAATGATTTGCTTACAAAAGGCAACAAATGGAACGATGCACATTTATCATTGATCGAAGAAAATTATAGCGCTGCTCCTGAATTTATCAATTATGGCACAGCCATTAAAAAAATCTTTTCATCGGATTTTGAATATCTCTTTGATTTGAATATCTCTTTTATTGAGTTTTTGATTGAGTCCTTTCATATAAATACAAAAATTGTATTTTCTAGTGAATTAGGGTTCAAAACCAGATCAACCGAAAAATTAGTTGATATTGTTGATTGTTTGAACGGAGATATTTATATTTCAGGGCCAAGTGGTAAAAATTACTTGGATGAGTCATTGTTTAATGCTAAAAGCATATCAGTGGAGTATCAGGACTTTAAGCATCCTGCTTATACTCAATGTTATGGAGGATTTGAACCAAATATGTCTTCAATCGATGCATTATTCAATATTGGAGATAAAACATTTGAAACAAGGTGA